From the genome of Brucella pseudogrignonensis, one region includes:
- a CDS encoding thiamine pyrophosphate-dependent dehydrogenase E1 component subunit alpha translates to MVQAKKVEPQDTGDRHNLPYAFRTYSPEQLKEALHKMYLIRRFEEGAEESYTRGLIHGTMHLSIGQEASAMGSCLPLNDDDMITSTHRGHGHCIAKGADVKRMFAEFFGKETGYCKGRGGSMHIADVSKGNLGANGIVGGGIPIAVGAALSAKKQKNGKVVVSFFGDGANNEGAFHEALNMASVWKLPVVFICENNGYGMSTSTKRSTAVANVADRASAYNMPGVIVDGNNLSEVAEAVNEASERARRGDGPTLIENKTYRIRGHSKSDRNRYRTKEEIEHWQNDRDPIAHFEADLKAYGFINDAEIEAIRAEVEKEIADAIEFAKNSPAPDLTNLTRDVYTDDI, encoded by the coding sequence ATGGTTCAAGCCAAAAAAGTCGAACCGCAGGATACGGGCGACCGTCATAACTTGCCTTATGCCTTCCGCACCTATTCGCCGGAGCAACTGAAAGAAGCACTGCATAAGATGTATCTCATCCGCCGCTTTGAAGAAGGCGCGGAAGAAAGCTACACGCGTGGTCTCATTCACGGAACAATGCATCTTTCCATTGGTCAGGAAGCGAGTGCAATGGGATCGTGCCTGCCGCTCAATGATGATGACATGATCACCTCGACCCATCGCGGCCATGGTCATTGCATCGCCAAGGGCGCAGACGTGAAACGTATGTTTGCTGAGTTTTTTGGCAAGGAAACCGGTTATTGCAAAGGCCGTGGCGGCTCGATGCACATTGCTGATGTTTCCAAGGGAAATCTCGGCGCAAACGGTATTGTCGGTGGCGGTATTCCGATTGCTGTTGGTGCTGCCCTTTCTGCCAAGAAGCAGAAAAACGGCAAGGTTGTCGTGTCTTTCTTTGGTGACGGTGCGAATAATGAGGGCGCTTTTCATGAAGCGCTCAATATGGCCTCTGTCTGGAAGCTACCAGTCGTTTTCATCTGTGAAAACAATGGCTATGGCATGTCCACATCGACCAAGCGCTCGACGGCAGTTGCCAATGTGGCTGATCGTGCGTCTGCCTACAACATGCCGGGCGTGATCGTAGACGGTAACAATCTGTCGGAAGTGGCAGAGGCCGTCAACGAAGCAAGTGAGCGTGCACGACGCGGTGATGGCCCGACGCTGATTGAAAACAAAACATACCGCATTCGTGGTCATTCCAAGAGCGATCGCAACCGCTATCGCACCAAGGAAGAAATTGAGCATTGGCAGAATGATCGCGATCCAATCGCGCATTTTGAGGCCGACTTGAAAGCCTATGGCTTCATCAATGACGCCGAGATCGAGGCAATTCGTGCTGAGGTGGAAAAGGAAATCGCTGATGCGATTGAATTCGCCAAGAACAGCCCGGCGCCTGATCTTACCAACCTTACCCGCGACGTTTACACGGATGATATTTGA
- a CDS encoding alpha-ketoacid dehydrogenase subunit beta — MDTTIRELSYSQAIQEAMAIAMERDDRVFLMGEDIGVYGGAFQVTGDLVHRFGEDRVMDTPISELGGAGVAVGAALTGMRPIFEFQFSDFAALAMEQIVNQAAKIRYMLGGAVSVPLVMRFPAGSGTGAAAQHSQSLEAWLGHVPGLKVLQPSTPYDAKGMLLAAVEDPDPVMIFEHKLLYKTKGPVPEGFYTVPIGKAEVVREGRDLTIVATAIMVHKALDAAAELAKEGIDVEVIDLRTVRPIDRETIIKSVKKTSKLLCVYEAVKTLGIGAEISAIVAESDAFDYLDAPIVRLGGAETPIPYNPDLERATVPQVPDILKSARDLAKGVR, encoded by the coding sequence ATGGACACGACAATCCGTGAGTTGAGCTATTCGCAAGCCATTCAGGAAGCAATGGCAATTGCCATGGAACGCGACGACCGCGTATTCCTGATGGGTGAAGATATTGGCGTCTATGGCGGCGCATTTCAGGTGACAGGTGATCTGGTGCATCGCTTTGGCGAAGACCGGGTTATGGACACGCCGATTTCAGAACTGGGCGGGGCAGGTGTTGCTGTCGGTGCCGCGCTGACCGGAATGCGTCCGATTTTTGAGTTTCAGTTTTCCGACTTCGCAGCCCTCGCGATGGAGCAGATCGTTAATCAGGCCGCGAAAATCCGCTACATGCTCGGTGGTGCAGTTTCAGTGCCACTGGTTATGCGCTTTCCGGCTGGGTCGGGAACGGGGGCTGCTGCACAGCACAGCCAGAGCCTTGAAGCATGGCTTGGCCATGTGCCGGGTCTCAAGGTTTTGCAGCCTTCGACGCCTTATGATGCCAAGGGCATGTTGCTTGCAGCCGTTGAAGACCCTGACCCCGTCATGATTTTCGAGCATAAGCTGCTCTACAAGACCAAAGGTCCTGTTCCTGAAGGCTTCTACACCGTGCCAATCGGCAAGGCAGAAGTGGTTCGTGAAGGCCGTGATCTGACGATTGTTGCAACGGCAATCATGGTGCACAAGGCCCTTGATGCCGCCGCTGAACTTGCCAAGGAAGGTATTGATGTTGAAGTGATCGACTTGCGCACTGTGCGTCCGATTGATCGTGAAACCATCATTAAAAGCGTCAAGAAAACGTCAAAGCTCCTTTGCGTTTATGAAGCGGTCAAGACGCTTGGTATCGGTGCTGAAATCTCTGCAATCGTCGCTGAAAGTGACGCGTTCGATTACCTCGATGCGCCGATTGTGCGTCTGGGCGGAGCTGAAACGCCAATTCCTTATAATCCTGATCTTGAACGCGCGACCGTTCCGCAGGTGCCTGATATCCTGAAAAGCGCTCGTGATCTGGCCAAAGGAGTGCGCTGA
- a CDS encoding acetoin dehydrogenase dihydrolipoyllysine-residue acetyltransferase subunit, with product MAVEVILPKVDMDMETGQISRWFAKDGDTVTKGQLLFEIETDKAAMEVDAPASGIIADITAEEGAVVPVGQAVAWIYAEGEERNGKSTPVVEEPVAAAPVETVIEPVALKQVEPKSSQDFEPSSANDVRATPLARRLAREAGIDLKSVQGSGPKGRVQKKDVEGNISIAKPVAAAVAVKPPVRNAAEPIAPALLNAVWLREGDAGRLPIVLIHGYAADLNSWRGLFAGASLGHPILALDLPGHGNSPRAIPASIDDIAASVEATLASLHVSACVLVGHSLGGAVATVTAARGVVDVRSLLLIASGGLGPQVNGAFITGLIGAKSEASIVPWLKVLVADESHLTKPFINATVAQAADTELRDTQEAIGARFFADGTQTFEVRSSIASLAMPVRLIFGAEDRVIPVTHAHGLPGKVGVHIFAGCGHMPQIEERAAVLQILKECAAAAN from the coding sequence ATGGCTGTGGAAGTCATTCTCCCCAAGGTCGATATGGATATGGAGACGGGGCAGATTTCGCGTTGGTTTGCCAAGGATGGCGATACCGTCACGAAAGGCCAGCTTCTCTTTGAAATTGAGACTGACAAGGCGGCGATGGAAGTCGATGCTCCAGCATCCGGTATCATCGCAGATATTACTGCTGAGGAAGGGGCTGTTGTCCCCGTCGGTCAAGCTGTCGCCTGGATTTATGCTGAAGGTGAAGAGCGTAACGGCAAGTCAACACCCGTTGTTGAAGAGCCCGTTGCTGCTGCACCCGTAGAAACCGTCATTGAACCGGTCGCTTTAAAACAGGTTGAACCAAAATCCTCCCAGGACTTTGAGCCAAGTTCAGCCAATGATGTGCGGGCAACACCGCTCGCCCGTCGGCTTGCACGTGAAGCTGGTATTGATCTCAAGTCCGTTCAAGGCTCAGGCCCGAAAGGTCGTGTGCAGAAAAAGGATGTTGAAGGCAATATCAGCATTGCGAAGCCAGTAGCTGCTGCGGTTGCGGTTAAACCGCCAGTGAGAAACGCTGCTGAACCAATCGCTCCGGCACTGCTTAATGCAGTCTGGTTGCGTGAGGGTGATGCAGGCCGCTTGCCGATCGTTCTGATCCACGGTTATGCGGCGGATCTCAATTCGTGGCGTGGATTGTTTGCCGGTGCGTCGCTCGGTCATCCGATCCTTGCACTCGATCTTCCGGGACACGGCAATTCACCACGCGCCATTCCTGCAAGCATTGACGACATTGCCGCAAGCGTTGAAGCAACGCTCGCATCACTGCATGTATCAGCTTGCGTGCTCGTTGGGCATTCGCTTGGTGGTGCGGTCGCGACTGTTACAGCAGCCCGCGGTGTTGTCGATGTGCGCTCATTGCTGCTCATAGCGTCGGGCGGTCTCGGACCACAGGTCAATGGCGCATTTATAACGGGTCTCATCGGCGCAAAAAGTGAAGCCAGCATCGTTCCCTGGCTTAAAGTGCTTGTTGCTGATGAAAGTCATCTGACAAAGCCGTTCATCAATGCAACCGTTGCTCAGGCTGCTGATACAGAACTGCGCGATACGCAAGAAGCTATTGGTGCGCGGTTTTTTGCTGATGGCACACAGACCTTTGAGGTGCGCTCGAGCATTGCTTCGCTTGCCATGCCTGTGCGGCTTATCTTCGGAGCGGAGGACCGTGTTATCCCGGTCACTCACGCGCATGGTCTGCCGGGTAAAGTGGGTGTCCATATCTTCGCAGGTTGTGGACATATGCCACAAATCGAAGAGCGGGCTGCTGTGCTGCAAATCCTGAAAGAATGCGCAGCCGCAGCTAATTAA
- a CDS encoding sugar-binding transcriptional regulator codes for MKKAGKKTQKNPEAADLIIGSEGVAAENRTSRLRTRAAWMYYVEQMTQNDIAEALGVGRVTIVRLLADARARNEVKITIEGKLASLTALEVELEKTFGLERAIVAPLSSADIDPIPPISAATGAYLSERVQHGMTIGVGWGRTLSNTLQHIGARPLNDLKVISLLGGIVQPRRSNPPEFAWQFAQIFQGEGYLIPAPALVDSKETRTALIERCGLNTVLDMAEQLDMVLLSVGDIQTASSTSYRVGLIGEAQKLSLIDNGAVGDVLFHFYDINGKIVDDPVHDRVMSAKIESLQKTPQRILTSGGKEKIAALLGAVELLKPTVLITDEESAAQMLKDKATSH; via the coding sequence TTGAAAAAAGCCGGCAAGAAGACGCAGAAAAATCCGGAAGCAGCAGACCTCATCATTGGCTCGGAAGGTGTGGCTGCGGAAAATCGTACAAGCCGGCTGAGAACGCGCGCTGCATGGATGTATTATGTCGAGCAGATGACGCAGAATGACATCGCGGAAGCACTTGGTGTTGGCCGTGTCACAATCGTTCGCCTTCTTGCAGATGCCCGCGCCCGCAATGAAGTGAAAATTACCATCGAAGGCAAGCTGGCCAGTCTGACAGCGCTTGAAGTCGAGCTTGAAAAGACATTTGGACTTGAGCGCGCCATCGTTGCGCCGCTCTCTTCCGCGGATATTGATCCTATCCCGCCGATCAGTGCAGCGACCGGCGCCTACCTTTCGGAGAGAGTACAGCACGGCATGACAATCGGTGTAGGCTGGGGACGTACCCTTTCCAACACCCTGCAACATATCGGTGCGCGTCCGCTCAATGACCTGAAAGTTATCTCGTTGCTAGGTGGTATTGTGCAGCCACGGCGTTCGAACCCACCGGAATTTGCCTGGCAATTTGCGCAGATTTTTCAAGGGGAAGGCTATCTGATCCCCGCCCCTGCTCTGGTCGACAGCAAAGAAACGCGTACCGCTCTTATCGAACGTTGTGGGCTGAATACCGTGCTGGATATGGCGGAGCAACTTGACATGGTCCTGCTCAGCGTTGGTGATATTCAAACCGCAAGCAGTACATCTTACCGTGTCGGGCTGATCGGCGAGGCGCAGAAACTGTCGTTGATCGACAATGGTGCGGTCGGAGACGTTCTGTTTCACTTTTACGATATAAACGGCAAAATCGTTGATGATCCGGTGCATGACCGTGTCATGTCAGCCAAAATTGAAAGCCTTCAGAAGACGCCACAACGTATTCTTACATCAGGTGGCAAAGAGAAGATCGCCGCGCTGCTGGGTGCTGTAGAACTGCTCAAACCAACTGTCCTCATCACCGATGAAGAAAGTGCCGCGCAGATGTTGAAAGACAAAGCAACATCCCACTAA
- the ptsP gene encoding phosphoenolpyruvate--protein phosphotransferase, producing the protein MERSTIVRVHEGLHARPATRFVKLAKGFESDIEIAKAGKSVSAKSSVKLMLLGVKELDEVTVRANGADAIEAIEALIGYLENPQAGIEETTAPAPAPKAEATPSTAPQPALSIELPAGQIKGVGASEGISLGTAFPFFPEEIKPSGRQLSASEIDAEIEHFKSAIATVQHRMDTSLASGNLADADRGIIAALKDIAADDSLTDEALGLIRGGLDAISSMLAAASTVAGQFAALDDPYLNARADDVHAVSRQICLALLGKDDINLEELPDGSVLIAEDIGAWDLARAPLKKIKGVVCGHGGATSHVAIIARTHGIPAVLGLGSAVQQLKTAKTVAVDGSFGIVHSDPDEATRTEIEARISKALQEKQALDAYRSITPRRADGTIIEVAANMGALEEIDIALESGAMGVGLFRTELLFMKHIHLPSEDMQTETYTALLKAFAPNSVIVRTLDIGGDKPIAGIEFPEEENPFLGWRGIRMCLDRPDIFKPQLRALLRAAVNGNLKVMLPMISDVEEIRATKRLIAECAAELKNEGKAYAEVDLGVMIETPAAVFAARELAKESAFFSIGTNDLTQYVMAADRLNPTVAKLNDVSHPAVMAAIEMTAKAGTDAGIMVGMCGEAAGKPELIGAFIRMGLTELSMSPASIPRAKKLIADMFAN; encoded by the coding sequence ATGGAACGCTCGACAATCGTCCGGGTGCATGAAGGGCTGCATGCGCGCCCTGCCACGCGCTTCGTTAAACTGGCCAAGGGCTTTGAAAGCGATATTGAAATCGCCAAAGCCGGAAAAAGCGTCAGTGCCAAAAGCTCCGTCAAGCTGATGTTGCTTGGCGTGAAAGAGCTTGATGAAGTGACCGTTCGTGCCAATGGAGCGGATGCGATTGAGGCCATTGAGGCCCTGATCGGCTATCTGGAAAATCCGCAGGCAGGGATTGAAGAAACCACTGCCCCTGCCCCTGCACCCAAAGCGGAAGCCACACCTTCGACTGCGCCTCAACCCGCGCTTTCGATCGAACTGCCTGCCGGTCAGATTAAGGGCGTTGGAGCCAGCGAAGGTATTTCACTGGGCACGGCATTTCCATTTTTTCCAGAAGAAATCAAGCCTTCGGGCAGACAACTTTCAGCATCGGAAATTGATGCGGAGATCGAACATTTCAAATCGGCAATCGCAACCGTGCAGCATCGCATGGATACCTCGCTTGCAAGCGGTAATCTCGCCGATGCTGACCGTGGCATTATTGCGGCCTTGAAAGACATTGCAGCCGATGACAGCCTGACTGACGAGGCGCTCGGGCTTATTCGTGGTGGTCTCGATGCGATTTCGTCAATGCTTGCCGCCGCCTCAACCGTAGCCGGGCAATTTGCAGCACTCGATGATCCATATCTCAATGCACGCGCGGATGATGTGCACGCTGTCAGCCGCCAGATTTGTCTAGCTCTGCTTGGCAAAGACGACATCAACCTGGAAGAACTCCCGGACGGTTCTGTTCTGATAGCCGAGGATATTGGTGCGTGGGATCTGGCACGTGCACCACTCAAGAAAATCAAAGGCGTCGTTTGCGGACATGGTGGCGCCACATCGCATGTCGCTATCATCGCACGCACGCATGGCATTCCTGCGGTTCTGGGTCTTGGCAGTGCTGTTCAACAGCTCAAGACCGCGAAAACGGTAGCAGTCGATGGAAGTTTTGGCATCGTTCACTCCGATCCAGACGAGGCTACCCGCACCGAGATCGAAGCGCGCATTTCCAAAGCTTTACAGGAAAAGCAGGCACTGGATGCCTACCGTAGCATCACGCCGCGTCGTGCTGACGGTACCATCATAGAAGTCGCAGCCAATATGGGTGCGCTGGAAGAAATCGACATTGCACTTGAATCCGGAGCCATGGGTGTTGGACTGTTTCGCACCGAACTTCTGTTCATGAAGCATATTCATCTGCCGTCCGAGGATATGCAGACCGAAACTTATACCGCACTTCTGAAAGCTTTTGCACCGAACTCCGTGATCGTTCGCACGCTCGATATTGGTGGCGACAAGCCGATTGCGGGGATTGAGTTTCCGGAGGAAGAAAACCCGTTCCTCGGCTGGCGCGGCATTCGCATGTGTCTCGACCGCCCGGATATATTCAAGCCTCAGCTCCGTGCACTGTTGCGCGCAGCTGTCAACGGCAATCTCAAAGTGATGTTGCCGATGATTTCGGATGTCGAAGAAATTCGGGCGACAAAACGCCTGATCGCAGAATGTGCCGCCGAACTTAAGAATGAAGGCAAAGCCTATGCTGAAGTCGATCTTGGTGTGATGATCGAAACTCCAGCAGCGGTTTTTGCGGCCAGAGAACTTGCCAAAGAGTCTGCTTTCTTCTCCATCGGCACCAACGACCTGACACAATATGTGATGGCCGCTGACAGACTCAATCCGACCGTTGCAAAGCTTAACGATGTCAGCCATCCAGCGGTGATGGCTGCAATCGAGATGACGGCTAAAGCCGGCACCGATGCAGGCATCATGGTTGGCATGTGCGGTGAAGCAGCAGGCAAGCCAGAACTGATCGGCGCGTTTATTCGTATGGGATTGACCGAACTCAGCATGAGCCCGGCATCCATTCCGCGTGCAAAAAAGCTGATCGCGGACATGTTCGCAAATTAG
- a CDS encoding PTS glucitol/sorbitol transporter subunit IIA, which produces MSIHLKTRISAIGPEVADLAEGGVLILFADGSPPELAEVSVLHVVEEGPETSAPAVGAKIAIGSVTAEITAVGESAWQKVREIGHVVISFTGATSTDRPGEICASEIAGEDLVAALKEGQIITIGG; this is translated from the coding sequence ATGTCGATACATCTGAAAACGCGGATCTCCGCAATCGGCCCGGAAGTAGCAGATCTCGCTGAAGGCGGCGTTCTCATCCTGTTTGCTGATGGCTCGCCACCTGAACTGGCAGAAGTTTCTGTTCTTCACGTTGTGGAAGAAGGGCCTGAAACATCAGCTCCGGCTGTTGGCGCTAAGATTGCCATTGGCTCGGTCACTGCAGAAATTACAGCCGTAGGCGAAAGTGCCTGGCAAAAAGTGCGTGAGATCGGACATGTCGTCATCTCTTTCACAGGCGCGACCTCAACTGATCGCCCGGGAGAAATCTGCGCGAGTGAAATAGCCGGAGAAGACCTTGTCGCGGCCCTGAAAGAAGGCCAGATTATCACCATCGGCGGCTGA
- a CDS encoding PTS glucitol/sorbitol transporter subunit IIB, translating into MVKTYKAVKISRGSNGWGGPLVIQPTEQRNKVVSVTGGGIHPLARQIAELTGAEAVDGFRSPPIESEMAVVVVDCGGTARCGVYPRKRIPTVNITPVGQSGPLAQFITEDIYVSGVKPENIVPADGSAPATPAAAAAQEEEAPAPLDLPSEGGIVGLISGIGRVMGRVVGIFFQAGRRTIDQVIRNVLPFMAFVTMLIGLILYTGIGDILAQPLGPLANNIVGLLVLSAICGLPFLSPILGPGAVIAQVIGVAIIGPQIANGTIAPAMALPALFAYNAQVGCDFVPVGLALGEAKPKTIEIGVPAVLISRQIMGPVSVLIAWLVSIAVL; encoded by the coding sequence ATGGTAAAGACCTATAAGGCAGTTAAGATTTCCCGCGGCTCGAATGGCTGGGGTGGTCCACTCGTCATTCAGCCGACCGAACAGCGCAACAAGGTGGTTTCTGTCACAGGTGGTGGCATTCACCCGCTTGCACGTCAGATTGCCGAACTAACGGGAGCTGAGGCCGTTGATGGTTTCCGCTCACCGCCAATCGAAAGCGAAATGGCCGTTGTGGTTGTCGATTGCGGAGGCACAGCGCGCTGCGGTGTTTATCCACGCAAACGCATTCCAACGGTGAACATTACGCCGGTTGGACAATCCGGCCCTCTGGCACAATTCATTACCGAGGACATTTATGTTTCAGGTGTAAAGCCAGAGAATATCGTTCCCGCAGATGGATCGGCCCCAGCAACACCTGCTGCTGCAGCCGCACAGGAAGAAGAAGCGCCTGCTCCGCTTGACCTTCCGAGCGAAGGCGGCATTGTCGGCCTTATCAGCGGCATAGGTCGCGTGATGGGCCGCGTTGTTGGCATCTTCTTCCAGGCCGGTCGCCGCACAATTGATCAGGTTATCCGTAACGTTTTGCCATTCATGGCATTCGTAACGATGTTGATCGGCCTGATTCTCTACACAGGTATCGGCGACATTCTTGCGCAGCCGCTGGGACCGCTTGCCAATAACATTGTTGGGTTGCTTGTTCTGTCAGCAATCTGTGGCTTGCCGTTTCTCTCGCCAATTCTTGGACCAGGTGCGGTCATTGCACAGGTTATTGGTGTCGCGATTATCGGCCCACAAATCGCCAACGGAACAATTGCGCCCGCGATGGCCCTGCCAGCACTGTTTGCCTATAACGCACAGGTGGGTTGTGACTTCGTGCCGGTTGGTCTGGCGCTTGGAGAAGCAAAGCCAAAGACAATTGAAATCGGTGTTCCGGCAGTCCTGATCAGCCGACAGATCATGGGACCTGTTTCAGTTCTGATCGCATGGCTCGTCAGCATCGCAGTACTTTAA
- a CDS encoding PTS glucitol/sorbitol transporter subunit IIC — protein MSIVSMLAQHADATMQSIHMAGSMISDAALHGKHAAEHAGNDLLQLAQATTTAPADAGSSGISVDQFKERLQNVAQEEQLGWLASIGKHFIGVFQKGGEVFAGFVTGIIPTLVVLMTAFYAVTELVGEKRVHGIARNAGRIALTRYTVLPVLAVFFLTNPMAYTFGSFLDEKYKPAFYDAAVSYVHPPLGLFPHINPGEYFVWGGVLVALLELEKKGAVPAGYHISVAIWYAIVGLLVILLKGMLTERITAIMARRQGIEL, from the coding sequence ATGTCGATAGTGTCGATGTTGGCACAACATGCCGACGCAACAATGCAATCTATACATATGGCTGGCAGCATGATTTCCGATGCCGCTCTGCATGGCAAACACGCCGCAGAGCATGCAGGAAATGACTTGCTGCAGCTTGCACAAGCAACCACCACCGCACCCGCAGATGCCGGCAGCAGCGGAATTTCTGTTGACCAGTTCAAGGAGCGTTTGCAGAACGTCGCACAGGAAGAACAGCTCGGCTGGCTGGCTTCAATCGGCAAACACTTTATTGGCGTCTTCCAGAAGGGCGGCGAAGTTTTTGCCGGATTTGTAACCGGCATCATCCCGACACTCGTCGTGCTGATGACCGCGTTTTACGCCGTCACTGAACTGGTCGGCGAAAAGCGTGTCCACGGCATCGCACGCAATGCGGGACGTATCGCGCTTACCCGCTATACGGTTCTGCCCGTGCTGGCTGTGTTCTTCCTGACCAACCCAATGGCTTATACCTTCGGTTCATTTCTGGACGAGAAATACAAGCCTGCCTTCTATGACGCGGCTGTGTCTTATGTTCATCCGCCACTGGGTCTCTTCCCGCATATCAATCCAGGTGAATATTTTGTCTGGGGCGGTGTGCTCGTCGCACTTCTCGAACTGGAGAAGAAGGGCGCGGTTCCGGCAGGTTATCACATCAGCGTCGCCATTTGGTACGCCATTGTTGGCCTCCTGGTGATCCTCCTTAAGGGTATGCTCACAGAACGCATCACCGCCATTATGGCGCGGCGTCAAGGCATCGAACTTTAA
- a CDS encoding transcriptional regulator GutM, with amino-acid sequence MAIWQWALLALALLWGFQALGVWFQMRHYSDVMKGITSKYSDGFVGAGHIRGRFGKGVIVLIVVDRNLVVRRFLQMSGRTVFAKFSRREGFEGMHLNELPDNPAIGEGTPEVVAAAKQAMEQIGRIREQSDGIELEGLRAVGA; translated from the coding sequence ATGGCTATCTGGCAATGGGCCTTGCTGGCGCTTGCTTTGCTGTGGGGCTTTCAGGCGCTCGGCGTCTGGTTCCAGATGCGCCACTATTCCGATGTGATGAAGGGCATCACTTCGAAATATTCAGACGGCTTTGTTGGTGCAGGACATATTCGCGGACGCTTTGGAAAAGGGGTCATCGTGCTAATCGTTGTCGACCGCAACCTTGTGGTGCGGCGTTTCCTGCAAATGAGCGGACGGACGGTTTTTGCGAAATTCAGCCGCCGCGAAGGCTTTGAGGGAATGCACCTCAACGAATTACCGGACAATCCGGCAATTGGAGAAGGAACGCCTGAAGTGGTTGCTGCCGCGAAACAGGCTATGGAGCAGATCGGTCGCATACGAGAACAGTCCGATGGGATCGAGCTCGAAGGTCTGAGGGCAGTGGGAGCATAG
- a CDS encoding ABC transporter permease codes for MSSYSVDRQTVFLLLINCAVLAAGAAFAGTNFMDSYNLQSMAAQVPELGLLALGVMLAMISGNGGIDLSGIALANLAGIVAFLLTRTLIPVADAPLLFSWTFAGLALAVGLIGGLVNGIMIAYARLTPLIATLGTQLVFTGIAVFLTNGSAISLGYIEPLDNFGNMPVLSIPMCFALFLAIAALLAFVLKYTPFGVKLMLMGSNSKAARYGGINEKRMLLLTYTICGLLASIAGIIIAARNSSVKWDYGGSYVLIAILIAVLGGVKPEGGYGKVLCVLLAATALQILSSLFNFMNISNFFRDLAWGVLLLVLLASARVHLGYWLRLRR; via the coding sequence GTGTCATCTTATAGCGTGGATAGGCAGACTGTTTTTCTGCTATTGATCAATTGCGCAGTCCTGGCTGCAGGCGCAGCTTTTGCGGGCACTAATTTCATGGATAGCTATAATTTGCAGTCCATGGCCGCTCAGGTGCCAGAGCTTGGTCTGCTCGCGCTGGGTGTGATGCTCGCCATGATCTCGGGAAATGGTGGCATTGATCTTTCGGGTATAGCACTTGCCAATCTCGCCGGAATTGTTGCTTTCCTGTTGACTAGAACTCTTATTCCGGTTGCCGATGCACCGCTTCTGTTTTCGTGGACTTTTGCCGGTCTGGCGCTGGCTGTCGGCCTTATTGGTGGTCTGGTCAATGGCATCATGATCGCCTATGCGCGGCTTACGCCGCTGATTGCGACCCTTGGCACACAGCTGGTTTTCACAGGCATTGCCGTCTTTCTGACCAATGGATCTGCGATCAGCCTTGGTTATATCGAGCCGCTGGATAATTTCGGCAACATGCCGGTGCTGAGCATTCCGATGTGCTTTGCGTTGTTTCTCGCCATTGCCGCTCTTTTGGCTTTTGTTCTCAAATACACACCATTCGGCGTCAAGCTGATGCTGATGGGTAGCAATTCGAAAGCTGCGCGTTATGGCGGCATCAACGAAAAGCGCATGCTGCTCTTGACCTACACGATCTGCGGCTTGCTGGCCTCCATCGCGGGGATCATCATTGCAGCGCGCAATTCGTCCGTGAAGTGGGATTACGGCGGCTCTTATGTTCTGATCGCTATTCTTATTGCAGTGCTTGGTGGCGTTAAGCCGGAAGGCGGCTATGGCAAGGTTCTTTGCGTGCTGCTGGCTGCGACTGCACTTCAAATTCTTTCAAGCCTGTTCAACTTCATGAATATTTCCAATTTCTTCCGCGATCTTGCCTGGGGTGTGCTGCTTCTGGTGCTGCTGGCTTCTGCACGCGTGCATCTGGGCTACTGGTTGCGGTTACGAAGATAA